The following proteins are encoded in a genomic region of Shinella zoogloeoides:
- a CDS encoding putative bifunctional diguanylate cyclase/phosphodiesterase — protein sequence MTDAARLMPADETTRRQILSAQALSVLDGIVLSLNANSFIAATTAAVLWLDGPAFGILLWLAAVLAINLARYVAVRIVRRMNCAVERPERALGVLSFGALGSGLAWSLPPFIGAAHGANGLNPYLIFIICGICAGSLMQSTAYARTALLFAGPPLAAAFASLLFAGTTEAYVIAADALLLAVMMLRASQFSEASFIRSQMDRLKAVALAASLSDANAEIRQSYHQLASLANRDPLTGLGNRALFNERLRNLLASGLPADTLALLAIDLDRFKAINDTMGHGAGDAVLVEIASRLVSLTGPTDLVVRLGGDEFAVIVEGEKAEARGRAIGDGIVRLAGDPVLIGERPVTVGASAGLALYPQHGDTADDLFASADIALYAAKEGGRRRLGLFNPVLKARIEHQRLIEATLTEAIEQRQLQVVFQPQVELATGAVTGFEALLRWTHPELGAVAPPDIVRAAQALHISTALTGYVATRAAEFLRTLPRLGLPEAAVAVNVSPREFSGDTLSRLLTGIAKEHEVSPGLMEIEITEEATLDTQAAGAELTRLEAAGFRLAVDDFGMGHSSLAYLVSLHIDRLKIDRSFVSGIATSRENQALISALIGIGHALSIDIVVEGVEKEEEAEILRMLGCRHAQGYLFARPMPAAEIPRWLNEHAARTRPSAR from the coding sequence ATGACCGATGCAGCCCGGCTGATGCCGGCGGACGAAACGACAAGACGACAGATTCTTTCCGCGCAGGCCCTGTCCGTGCTGGACGGCATCGTGCTGTCGCTTAACGCCAACAGCTTCATCGCCGCCACCACCGCTGCCGTGCTGTGGCTCGACGGGCCGGCCTTCGGCATCCTCCTCTGGCTCGCCGCCGTGCTGGCGATCAACCTTGCGCGCTATGTCGCCGTGCGCATCGTCCGGCGGATGAACTGCGCCGTCGAGCGGCCGGAGCGCGCGCTCGGCGTACTCTCCTTCGGCGCGCTCGGGAGCGGCCTTGCCTGGAGCCTGCCGCCCTTCATCGGCGCCGCCCACGGCGCGAACGGGCTCAATCCCTATCTGATCTTCATCATCTGCGGCATCTGCGCGGGTTCTCTCATGCAGAGCACCGCCTATGCCCGCACCGCGCTCCTCTTCGCCGGTCCACCGCTTGCCGCGGCCTTCGCCTCGCTGCTCTTCGCCGGCACGACGGAAGCCTACGTCATCGCCGCCGACGCGCTGCTGCTCGCCGTGATGATGCTGCGCGCCAGCCAGTTCAGCGAGGCGAGCTTCATCCGCAGCCAGATGGACCGGCTGAAGGCGGTGGCGCTCGCCGCCTCGCTGTCCGACGCCAATGCGGAGATCCGCCAGTCCTACCACCAGCTCGCGTCGCTGGCGAACCGCGACCCGCTGACCGGCCTCGGCAACCGCGCCCTCTTCAACGAGCGCCTGCGCAACCTTCTGGCGAGCGGCCTGCCCGCCGATACGCTCGCGCTGCTCGCCATCGACCTCGACCGCTTCAAGGCGATCAACGACACGATGGGCCACGGCGCGGGCGACGCGGTGCTGGTCGAGATCGCCAGCCGCCTCGTCAGCCTCACCGGGCCGACCGACCTCGTCGTGCGCCTCGGCGGCGACGAGTTCGCCGTCATCGTCGAGGGCGAGAAGGCGGAAGCGCGCGGACGCGCCATCGGCGACGGAATCGTGCGCCTCGCCGGCGATCCCGTCCTCATCGGCGAGCGCCCCGTCACCGTCGGCGCCAGCGCGGGCCTCGCCCTCTATCCGCAGCACGGCGACACGGCCGACGACCTCTTCGCCAGCGCCGACATCGCCCTCTATGCCGCCAAGGAAGGCGGGCGCCGCCGCCTCGGCCTGTTCAACCCGGTGCTGAAGGCCCGGATCGAGCACCAGCGCCTCATCGAGGCGACATTGACCGAGGCCATCGAGCAGCGCCAGTTGCAGGTCGTCTTCCAGCCGCAGGTGGAGCTTGCCACCGGCGCCGTCACAGGATTCGAGGCGCTGCTGCGCTGGACGCATCCCGAGCTCGGCGCCGTCGCCCCGCCCGATATCGTCCGTGCCGCCCAGGCCCTGCACATCTCGACGGCGCTCACTGGCTATGTCGCCACCCGCGCCGCGGAGTTCCTGCGCACCCTGCCCCGCCTCGGCCTGCCGGAGGCGGCCGTCGCGGTGAACGTCTCGCCGCGCGAATTCTCCGGCGACACGCTCTCGCGCCTCCTGACCGGCATCGCAAAGGAACACGAGGTTTCCCCCGGCCTGATGGAGATCGAGATCACCGAGGAGGCGACGCTCGACACGCAGGCGGCCGGCGCCGAACTCACCCGGCTGGAAGCCGCCGGCTTCCGCCTCGCCGTCGACGATTTCGGCATGGGCCATTCCTCCCTCGCCTATCTCGTCAGCCTGCATATCGACCGGCTGAAGATCGACCGCAGCTTCGTTTCGGGGATCGCCACCAGCCGCGAGAACCAGGCGCTCATTTCCGCCCTCATCGGCATCGGCCACGCCCTCTCCATCGACATCGTGGTGGAAGGCGTCGAGAAGGAGGAGGAGGCCGAGATCCTGCGCATGCTCGGCTGCCGCCATGCCCAGGGCTACCTCTTCGCCCGCCCCATGCCCGCCGCCGAAATCCCGCGCTGGCTGAACGAGCATGCCGCGCGCACCCGACCGTCCGCACGATAG
- the uvrB gene encoding excinuclease ABC subunit UvrB, whose protein sequence is MARSPKKSTAPNPGFEEAPQSPFEGEPLSGSVSDWVKQLEAEAEAASVESRREVASKAGKHRKTVENAARRHTEQVTVSKTSRGVSIGGSSDPKTRAAAGLNPVSGLDVSLEDAATLSAGTAVTATVEALSALIESGNPLFKDGKLWTPHRPARPEKSEGGIPIRMVSEYKPAGDQPTAIGDLVGGLSSGERSQVLLGVTGSGKTFTMAKVIEETQRPAVILAPNKTLAAQLYSEFKNFFPDNAVEYFVSYYDYYQPEAYVPRSDTFIEKESSINEQIDRMRHSATRSLLERDDCIIVASVSCIYGIGSVETYTAMTFQMEVGERLDQRQLLADLVAQQYKRREMDFQRGSFRVRGDTIEIFPAHLEDAAWRISMFGDEIDAITEFDPLTGQKTGDLKSVKIYANSHYVTPRPTLNGAIKAIREELKHRLVELEKAGRLLEAQRLEQRTRYDLEMLEATGSCAGIENYSRYLTGRRPGEPPPTLFEYIPDNALIFIDESHVTIPQIGAMYRGDFRRKATLAEYGFRLPSCMDNRPLRFEEWDAMRPDTIAVSATPGGWELEQSGGVFAEQVIRPTGLIDPPVEVRPAKSQVDDVLGEIRETAAAGYRTLVTVLTKRMAEDLTEYLHEQGVRVRYMHSDIDTLERIEIIRDLRLGAFDVLVGINLLREGLDIPECGFVAILDADKEGFLRSETSLVQTIGRAARNVDGKVILYADQITGSMQRAMDETTRRREKQVAYNQANGITPESVKAKISDILDSVYERDHVRADISGVSGKGFADAGHLVGNNLKAHLEALEKQMRDAAADLDFEAAARIRDEIKRLKAAELAVMDDPMARDEARSQEGGGKGKSSAKPQGQATVAGRPAPRAAAGPKGAAAVGAEENGKSYFAKPSLDDMGPGTDTERPLFRKPALDEMGRDVATPAGKSLFRRNTLDEMTVGRTEKPVTGDLPQRPDETLSTKKRTAPAAEGQPERTSGADDAKPVRRGKIGAGSYEDPAEAKRKGRTKGKTGRPGR, encoded by the coding sequence ATGGCCAGATCACCGAAAAAATCCACCGCCCCGAACCCCGGTTTCGAGGAAGCCCCGCAATCGCCTTTCGAGGGAGAACCGCTTAGCGGCAGCGTCTCCGACTGGGTGAAGCAGCTCGAGGCCGAGGCGGAGGCCGCGAGCGTCGAAAGCCGCCGCGAGGTCGCCTCCAAGGCCGGCAAGCACCGCAAGACGGTGGAGAACGCCGCGCGCCGCCACACCGAGCAGGTGACGGTCTCGAAAACCTCGCGCGGCGTCTCCATCGGCGGTTCGTCCGATCCGAAGACCCGCGCCGCTGCCGGCCTCAATCCCGTTTCCGGCCTCGATGTTTCGCTGGAGGACGCCGCCACCCTCAGCGCCGGCACGGCCGTCACCGCCACGGTGGAGGCGCTTTCGGCGCTCATCGAGAGCGGCAATCCGCTGTTCAAGGACGGCAAGCTCTGGACGCCGCACCGCCCCGCCCGCCCGGAAAAGTCGGAGGGCGGCATCCCCATCCGCATGGTCAGCGAATACAAGCCCGCGGGCGACCAGCCCACCGCCATCGGCGATCTCGTCGGCGGCCTCTCCTCCGGCGAGCGTAGCCAGGTGCTGCTCGGCGTCACCGGCTCGGGCAAGACCTTCACCATGGCCAAGGTGATCGAGGAAACCCAGCGCCCCGCCGTCATCCTCGCGCCGAACAAGACGCTGGCCGCGCAGCTCTACAGCGAGTTCAAGAACTTCTTCCCCGACAACGCGGTCGAATATTTCGTCTCCTACTACGATTATTACCAGCCGGAAGCCTATGTGCCGCGCTCCGATACGTTCATCGAGAAGGAAAGCTCGATCAACGAACAGATCGACCGCATGCGCCACTCCGCGACGCGCTCGCTCTTGGAGCGCGACGACTGCATCATCGTCGCCTCGGTCTCCTGCATCTACGGTATCGGCTCGGTCGAGACCTACACTGCCATGACCTTCCAGATGGAAGTCGGCGAAAGGCTCGACCAGCGCCAGCTCCTCGCCGACCTCGTCGCCCAGCAGTACAAGCGCCGCGAGATGGATTTCCAGCGCGGCAGTTTTCGCGTGCGCGGCGATACCATCGAAATCTTCCCCGCCCACCTTGAGGATGCCGCCTGGCGCATCTCGATGTTCGGCGACGAGATCGACGCCATCACCGAGTTCGACCCGCTGACCGGTCAGAAGACCGGCGACCTGAAATCGGTGAAAATCTACGCCAACAGCCACTACGTCACCCCGCGCCCCACCCTCAACGGCGCCATCAAGGCCATCCGCGAGGAGCTGAAGCACCGCCTCGTGGAGCTGGAAAAGGCCGGCCGCCTGCTGGAGGCCCAGCGCCTGGAGCAGCGCACGCGCTACGACCTAGAAATGCTGGAGGCCACCGGCTCCTGCGCCGGCATCGAGAACTATTCGCGTTACCTCACCGGCCGCCGCCCCGGCGAACCGCCGCCGACCCTCTTCGAGTACATCCCCGACAACGCCCTGATCTTCATCGACGAAAGCCACGTCACGATCCCGCAGATCGGCGCCATGTACCGGGGCGACTTCCGCAGAAAGGCGACGCTGGCCGAATACGGCTTCCGCCTGCCCTCCTGCATGGACAACCGCCCTCTGCGCTTCGAGGAATGGGACGCCATGCGCCCGGACACCATCGCCGTCTCGGCGACACCGGGCGGCTGGGAGCTGGAGCAGTCCGGCGGCGTCTTCGCCGAGCAGGTCATCCGCCCGACCGGCCTCATCGACCCGCCGGTCGAGGTGCGCCCGGCGAAAAGCCAGGTGGACGACGTGCTGGGCGAGATCCGCGAGACCGCCGCCGCCGGCTACCGCACCCTCGTCACCGTGCTCACCAAGCGCATGGCCGAAGACCTCACCGAATACCTGCACGAGCAGGGCGTTCGCGTGCGCTACATGCACAGCGACATCGACACGCTGGAGCGCATCGAGATCATCCGCGATCTTCGTCTGGGCGCCTTCGACGTGCTCGTCGGCATCAACCTGCTGCGCGAAGGCCTCGACATTCCCGAATGCGGCTTCGTCGCCATCCTCGACGCCGACAAGGAGGGCTTCCTGCGCTCCGAGACCTCGCTGGTCCAGACCATCGGCCGCGCGGCGCGAAACGTCGACGGCAAGGTCATCCTCTATGCCGACCAGATCACCGGCTCCATGCAGCGCGCCATGGACGAGACGACCCGCCGCCGCGAGAAGCAGGTCGCCTACAACCAGGCGAACGGCATCACCCCGGAATCCGTGAAGGCAAAAATCTCCGACATCCTCGACAGCGTCTACGAGCGCGACCACGTCCGCGCCGACATTTCCGGCGTCTCCGGCAAGGGGTTTGCGGATGCCGGCCACCTCGTCGGCAACAACCTCAAGGCCCATCTCGAAGCGCTCGAAAAACAGATGCGCGACGCCGCCGCCGACCTCGACTTCGAAGCCGCCGCCCGCATCCGCGACGAGATCAAGCGCCTCAAGGCCGCCGAACTCGCCGTCATGGACGACCCGATGGCGCGGGACGAAGCACGGTCGCAGGAAGGTGGAGGAAAGGGCAAAAGCTCGGCGAAGCCGCAAGGCCAGGCGACCGTCGCCGGTCGTCCGGCGCCCCGTGCGGCGGCCGGCCCGAAGGGCGCTGCGGCCGTGGGCGCAGAAGAGAATGGCAAAAGCTATTTTGCCAAACCCTCGCTCGACGACATGGGTCCGGGCACCGACACCGAACGCCCGCTCTTCCGCAAGCCCGCCCTCGATGAGATGGGCCGCGACGTCGCCACTCCGGCCGGCAAATCCCTCTTCCGCAGGAACACCCTCGACGAAATGACCGTCGGCCGCACCGAAAAACCCGTCACCGGCGACCTCCCCCAACGCCCGGACGAAACCCTCTCCACCAAGAAACGCACCGCCCCGGCAGCCGAAGGCCAGCCGGAGCGGACGAGCGGCGCGGACGATGCGAAGCCGGTTCGACGGGGGAAGATTGGCGCCGGGAGCTATGAGGACCCGGCGGAGGCGAAGCGCAAGGGGCGGACGAAGGGGAAGACGGGGCGGCCGGGGCGATAA
- a CDS encoding DUF262 domain-containing protein: protein MIRYNARTKQIVDLYNEVNSDRLILSPYFQRNYVWRDIHKTDFIDTIIRGFPFPQIFVAKGTINVETKQSTSCVVDGQQRLTTIIDYIDGKFEYDGRVFDNLPQQQQEDFLKYEVSIIDLDLGENDPALFEIFKRLNRTYYSMTAIEKLSSEYSSGEFMLAAKLLNGQLEIDDPDGAEFEEKSFVYDPNIPRDFLIWASKQDVDDFRKWILESKLFSQYEIQRMNHLMYTLNLMAYRMKGGYNRNEKVKDCLEEYNSIFEYKDQLVSSFNKVAGAINKSKINEVQFWNTKSNAYTLFCVLMDNESIRDGVFSGALVEKLKDFPEKISPEYSNAAREGVNNKKERDLRYKAVREFLLT from the coding sequence ATGATTAGGTATAATGCAAGAACAAAGCAAATTGTCGATCTTTATAATGAGGTTAACTCTGATAGACTTATATTGTCTCCTTATTTTCAAAGGAATTATGTGTGGAGAGATATACACAAGACGGACTTTATTGATACTATAATTAGAGGGTTTCCTTTTCCGCAGATTTTTGTTGCGAAAGGAACGATCAATGTGGAGACAAAGCAGAGCACCTCTTGTGTTGTGGATGGTCAGCAGAGACTAACTACGATAATTGACTATATTGATGGAAAATTTGAGTATGATGGGAGAGTTTTCGATAATCTTCCGCAACAACAGCAGGAGGATTTCCTTAAGTACGAGGTGAGTATAATTGACCTCGATTTAGGAGAAAACGATCCAGCGCTTTTTGAAATATTCAAAAGGTTGAATAGGACGTACTATTCGATGACGGCAATTGAGAAGCTTTCGTCGGAATATTCCTCTGGGGAGTTCATGCTCGCTGCAAAGCTCCTCAATGGGCAGCTTGAAATAGACGATCCTGACGGAGCTGAATTTGAGGAGAAATCATTCGTCTATGATCCAAATATTCCTAGAGATTTTTTGATTTGGGCCTCAAAGCAAGACGTAGATGATTTTAGAAAGTGGATATTAGAGAGTAAACTATTTAGTCAGTATGAAATTCAGCGAATGAATCACCTCATGTATACGCTGAATTTAATGGCTTACCGCATGAAGGGAGGGTACAATAGAAATGAAAAAGTTAAAGATTGCTTGGAAGAGTATAATAGTATCTTCGAATATAAGGATCAGCTTGTCAGCTCCTTCAATAAAGTTGCGGGTGCAATAAATAAATCTAAGATAAATGAAGTTCAATTTTGGAATACTAAGTCAAATGCATACACGTTGTTTTGCGTTTTGATGGATAATGAAAGTATTCGTGATGGTGTTTTCTCTGGGGCGCTGGTCGAAAAACTGAAGGATTTTCCCGAAAAAATATCTCCAGAATACAGTAATGCGGCTAGAGAAGGTGTTAACAATAAAAAGGAGCGTGATCTTAGATATAAGGCCGTTCGTGAGTTCTTATTGACATAG
- a CDS encoding J domain-containing protein, which produces MLGLERDADDGAVKTAYRKAAKGMHPDSGGDADQFARLQACYDLLRDPVRRKVFDDTGFDPQLADPRDLKGLMLLEPLVNDVILDEREPGSFDPLAAMRRKLSDDIVKSRFHILELERHRNRVRQHIDRLGRKAGTDFLGSMLRARSQSITEAIRNAEGQIQAIEQAYTMLEGYSYELAAALEPLKGEAAE; this is translated from the coding sequence ATGCTCGGACTTGAGCGCGATGCCGACGACGGCGCGGTCAAGACCGCCTACCGCAAGGCCGCCAAGGGCATGCATCCCGATTCGGGCGGCGATGCCGACCAGTTTGCCCGCCTGCAGGCCTGTTACGACCTCCTGCGCGACCCCGTGCGCCGCAAGGTCTTCGACGACACCGGCTTCGACCCGCAGCTTGCCGATCCGCGCGACCTCAAGGGCCTGATGCTGCTCGAACCGCTGGTCAACGACGTCATCCTCGACGAGCGCGAGCCGGGCAGCTTCGATCCGCTGGCGGCGATGCGCCGCAAACTCTCCGACGACATCGTCAAGAGCCGCTTCCACATCCTCGAACTGGAGCGCCACCGCAACCGCGTGCGCCAGCATATCGACCGCCTCGGCCGCAAGGCCGGCACGGATTTTCTGGGCTCCATGCTGCGAGCCCGCTCGCAGTCGATCACCGAGGCGATCCGCAATGCGGAAGGGCAGATCCAGGCCATCGAGCAGGCCTATACCATGCTGGAAGGCTATTCCTACGAACTGGCCGCGGCACTGGAGCCCTTGAAGGGCGAGGCGGCGGAATAG
- the dusA gene encoding tRNA dihydrouridine(20/20a) synthase DusA has protein sequence MTKTGTFYRQAVETGTKIFATAPMIDWSDRAYRVFARQLTRNALLFTEMIVADAILRGNRDRLLGFDAVEQPVALQLGGNSPEKLAEAARIGEGFGYAEINLNVGCPSDRVQSGTFGACLMREPNLVADCVAAMKAAVAVPVTVKCRIGVDDQDPEVALRDLVSRVKAAGTDAVWVHARKAWLQGLSPKENRDIPPLDYALVRRLKAENPNLFIGLNGGLHSLNQAVEEMDGLDGVMLGRAVYQDSCVLTGVDELFPHPLLGGQPSGMSSGPQALPVAYWEAVRDGMMAYAGEVIARGGRVAHVTRHMVGLFQGFPGARRYRQILSADATKPGAGPEVIAAAFAAVLAARGEVEAAE, from the coding sequence ATGACGAAGACAGGCACATTCTACCGGCAGGCTGTGGAGACGGGGACGAAGATCTTCGCCACCGCGCCGATGATCGACTGGTCCGACCGCGCGTACCGCGTCTTCGCGCGGCAGCTCACCAGGAACGCGCTGCTCTTCACCGAGATGATCGTCGCGGACGCGATCCTGCGGGGCAACCGCGACCGGCTGCTCGGCTTCGACGCGGTGGAGCAGCCGGTGGCGCTGCAGCTCGGCGGCAACAGCCCGGAAAAACTGGCGGAAGCGGCGCGGATCGGCGAGGGGTTCGGCTATGCCGAGATCAACCTCAATGTCGGCTGCCCCTCGGACAGGGTGCAATCCGGTACCTTCGGCGCCTGCCTGATGCGCGAGCCGAACCTGGTGGCCGATTGCGTGGCGGCGATGAAGGCGGCGGTTGCCGTTCCCGTGACCGTGAAGTGCCGCATCGGCGTCGATGACCAGGATCCGGAAGTGGCGCTGCGCGATCTCGTTTCGCGGGTGAAAGCCGCCGGGACGGACGCCGTGTGGGTTCATGCGCGCAAGGCCTGGCTGCAGGGGCTTTCGCCGAAGGAGAACCGCGATATCCCACCGCTCGACTATGCTTTGGTGCGGCGGCTGAAGGCGGAAAACCCGAATCTTTTCATCGGTCTCAATGGTGGGCTTCATAGTTTGAATCAGGCTGTTGAAGAGATGGATGGCCTTGATGGTGTGATGCTCGGAAGGGCTGTCTATCAGGATAGCTGCGTTCTGACGGGCGTGGACGAACTTTTTCCGCATCCGCTTCTGGGCGGCCAGCCCTCCGGCATGTCTTCCGGTCCGCAGGCGCTTCCGGTCGCCTATTGGGAGGCGGTGCGGGACGGCATGATGGCCTATGCGGGCGAGGTGATCGCGCGCGGCGGCCGGGTGGCGCATGTGACGCGGCATATGGTCGGGCTGTTCCAGGGGTTTCCGGGCGCGCGGCGCTATCGGCAGATCCTTTCGGCCGACGCCACGAAGCCGGGCGCGGGGCCGGAGGTGATCGCGGCGGCTTTTGCGGCGGTGCTGGCGGCGCGGGGCGAGGTCGAGGCGGCGGAATAG
- a CDS encoding gamma carbonic anhydrase family protein, with translation MPLYALDDRTPTLPADDRYWVAPDANVIGKVILGEDVGIWFGATLRGDNEPIIVGARSNIQEGVVVHTDPGKPVIIGEGCTIGHSAIIHGCTIGNNSLIGMGATVLNGAVIGNNCLVGANALVTEGKVFPDNSLIVGSPAKAIRTLDAEAVEGLKKSAESYVRNWQRFKRGLKAIV, from the coding sequence ATGCCGCTCTACGCCCTTGACGACCGGACGCCCACGCTTCCCGCCGACGACCGCTACTGGGTGGCGCCGGATGCCAATGTCATCGGCAAGGTCATTCTCGGCGAAGATGTCGGCATCTGGTTCGGCGCGACGCTGCGCGGCGACAACGAGCCGATCATCGTCGGCGCGCGCTCGAACATCCAGGAAGGCGTCGTCGTGCATACCGATCCCGGCAAGCCCGTCATCATCGGCGAAGGCTGCACCATCGGCCACAGCGCCATCATCCACGGCTGCACCATCGGCAACAATTCGCTCATCGGCATGGGCGCGACCGTACTGAACGGCGCGGTCATCGGCAACAACTGCCTCGTCGGCGCCAATGCGCTGGTGACGGAAGGCAAGGTCTTTCCGGACAATTCCCTGATCGTCGGCTCGCCGGCCAAGGCCATCCGCACGCTGGATGCGGAAGCCGTCGAAGGCCTGAAGAAATCGGCCGAAAGCTATGTGCGCAACTGGCAGCGCTTCAAGAGGGGTCTCAAAGCGATCGTCTAG
- a CDS encoding Fur family transcriptional regulator, translating into MTMQQLTRNQGLVFDVLTHSEGPLSAYSILDKLRDSGFRAPLQVYRALDKLLEFGLVHRLESMNAFVACAHPDEGCHAHGLTAFIICETCGDVVEFHDHMIEDRLKGFAKDRNFKTGKTTIEIRGTCAGCA; encoded by the coding sequence ATGACCATGCAGCAATTGACGCGCAACCAGGGCCTCGTCTTCGACGTGCTGACGCATTCCGAAGGCCCACTCAGCGCCTATTCCATCCTCGACAAGCTGCGCGACAGCGGTTTTCGCGCGCCGCTGCAGGTCTATCGGGCACTCGACAAGCTGCTGGAGTTCGGCCTCGTGCATCGCCTCGAAAGCATGAACGCCTTCGTCGCCTGCGCCCATCCGGACGAGGGCTGCCATGCCCATGGCCTGACGGCGTTCATAATCTGCGAGACCTGCGGCGACGTCGTCGAATTCCACGATCACATGATCGAGGACCGGCTGAAGGGCTTTGCGAAAGACCGCAACTTCAAGACCGGCAAGACGACGATCGAGATCCGCGGCACCTGCGCCGGTTGCGCCTAG
- a CDS encoding iron chelate uptake ABC transporter family permease subunit yields MLDDFFIRALVAGIGLALTAGPLGCFVVWRRMAYFGDTMAHSALLGVALSLLMDFNLLLSVFIVAATVSVLLLLLQKRGTLSTDALLGILSHATLAIGLVMVSFMTWVRIDLVGFLFGDILAVSRADVDLVWGGGILVTFAIIWMWRPLIASTVNPELAEAEGMEPEKTRLVFMLLMALVIAIAIKIVGILLITSLLIIPAATARRFSTSPEIMAVLASVIGALAVVGGLFGSLKFDTPSGPSIVVAALGLFILSLLTKPRMSAVAASEGGRA; encoded by the coding sequence ATGCTTGACGATTTCTTCATCCGCGCCCTCGTCGCCGGCATCGGCCTTGCGCTGACCGCCGGGCCGCTCGGCTGCTTCGTCGTCTGGCGGCGCATGGCGTATTTCGGCGATACGATGGCCCATTCGGCGCTGCTCGGCGTCGCGTTGTCGCTGCTGATGGATTTCAATCTCCTGCTCAGCGTCTTCATCGTCGCGGCGACGGTTTCCGTGCTGCTGCTGCTGCTCCAGAAGCGCGGCACGCTGTCCACCGATGCGCTGCTCGGCATCCTCTCCCATGCGACGCTCGCCATTGGCCTCGTCATGGTCTCCTTCATGACTTGGGTGCGTATCGACCTCGTCGGATTCCTCTTCGGCGATATCCTCGCGGTCTCGCGCGCCGATGTGGACCTCGTCTGGGGCGGCGGCATCCTCGTCACCTTCGCGATCATCTGGATGTGGCGTCCGCTGATCGCCTCGACGGTCAATCCGGAACTGGCGGAGGCCGAGGGCATGGAGCCGGAGAAGACGCGGCTCGTCTTCATGCTGCTGATGGCGCTCGTCATCGCCATCGCCATTAAGATCGTCGGCATCCTGCTGATTACCTCGCTGCTGATCATTCCCGCCGCGACGGCGCGGCGGTTCTCCACCAGCCCGGAGATCATGGCCGTGCTCGCCTCCGTCATCGGGGCGCTGGCGGTTGTCGGCGGGCTGTTCGGTTCCCTGAAATTCGACACGCCTTCCGGTCCCTCCATCGTGGTCGCAGCGCTTGGCCTTTTCATTCTAAGCCTGTTGACGAAGCCGAGGATGAGCGCAGTGGCGGCAAGCGAAGGAGGTCGTGCATGA
- a CDS encoding ATP-binding cassette domain-containing protein: MLQTPNRTAPPLVSLSGVGVRRQGRWLVRGVEFSIAPGEIVTLIGPNGSGKSTTAKTAIGVMKADEGRVERKAGLKVGYVPQKLAVDWTMPLTVDRLMTLTSPLKGAEIDAALEATGIRHLARAEVQHLSGGEFQRALLARAIARKPDLLVLDEPVQGVDFSGEIALYDLIKTIRNATGCGILLISHDLHVVMAETDTVICLNGHVCCRGTPDIVSQSPEYLRLFGARAGQTLALYNHNHDHTHLPDGRVLHADGSITDNCRPDDGHHAVDILPSGGRAGRMRLGHVHGPNCGCDQEAASSKEPCDA, translated from the coding sequence ATGCTGCAGACCCCGAACAGGACCGCTCCGCCGCTCGTCTCCCTTTCCGGCGTCGGCGTGCGCCGCCAGGGCCGCTGGCTCGTGCGCGGCGTGGAATTCTCGATTGCGCCCGGCGAGATCGTCACGCTGATCGGCCCGAACGGCTCCGGCAAATCGACCACCGCCAAGACGGCGATCGGCGTCATGAAGGCGGACGAGGGCAGGGTGGAGCGCAAGGCCGGGCTGAAGGTCGGCTATGTGCCGCAGAAACTCGCCGTCGACTGGACCATGCCGCTCACCGTCGACCGGCTGATGACATTGACCTCCCCGCTGAAGGGCGCAGAGATCGATGCCGCGCTTGAGGCGACGGGTATCCGCCATCTTGCGCGTGCCGAGGTGCAGCATCTTTCGGGCGGCGAGTTCCAGCGCGCGCTGCTTGCCCGCGCCATCGCCCGCAAGCCTGATCTTCTCGTGCTCGACGAGCCGGTACAGGGCGTCGATTTTTCCGGCGAGATCGCGCTCTACGATCTCATCAAGACCATCCGCAATGCGACCGGCTGCGGCATCCTGCTCATTTCGCACGACCTGCATGTCGTGATGGCCGAGACGGACACCGTCATCTGCCTCAACGGTCATGTCTGCTGCCGCGGCACGCCCGATATCGTCAGCCAAAGCCCGGAATATCTGCGCCTCTTCGGTGCTCGCGCCGGCCAGACGCTCGCCCTCTACAACCACAATCACGACCATACGCACCTGCCCGACGGCCGCGTGCTGCATGCCGACGGCTCGATCACCGACAATTGCCGGCCGGATGACGGCCACCATGCCGTCGATATCCTGCCTTCCGGCGGGCGGGCGGGGCGGATGCGCCTTGGGCATGTGCATGGACCGAACTGTGGCTGCGACCAAGAGGCGGCAAGCAGCAAGGAGCCGTGCGATGCTTGA